Within the Candidatus Delongbacteria bacterium genome, the region GGCGGCGGCCTGCTGGTGCTGCTGGCCAACGCCCTGGGCGGCCGGCGCGCCGACGGCTGGCTGAGCCCGCTGAGCGCCCTGGCGGTCCTGGCGGCCCTGGCCTTCTGCCTCTTCCCCGTGACCCGCGAACCCGGCTACTTCGGTTCTGTCCAGTCCGATCCGCTGGCCTACGCGGGGCGCACCACGGTGCTGGCCGCGCTGCTGCTGCTGCTGCTGGGCGGCGCGTCCTACCTGCGCCAGCGCACCCTGCCGCGGGCCGAGACCCTGGCCTTGACCCTGTTCGGCGCCACGGGCATGCTGGCCCTGGCCTCCGCCGGAGACCTGATCACGCTCTTTTTGGCCATCGAGGTGCTCAGTCTTTCGCTCTATGCGCTGGCGGGCCTCCTGGGGCAGCGGACGGAATCGCGCCACGCGGCCCTGACCTACTTCCTGACGGGCTCCTTCGCTTCGGCCTTCCTGCTCTTCGGCCTGACCCTGCTCTACGGCGCCGCGGGCACGCTGAACCTGGCGGAGCTGGGGCTGGGCATCGCGCGCCATGGCGGCGGGGCGCAGTGGATCGCGCTGGGGGGCATCGTCCTCAGCCTGACCGGCTTCCTCTTCAAGGTGGGGGCCGTGCCCTTCCACTCCTGGCTGCCCGACGTCTACACGGGCAGCCCCAGCTGGGTCACGGCCTTCATGAGCACGGGCGCCAAGGCCGCGGCCTTCGCCGGCTTCGGCCGCCTGCTGCTGCCGCTGGCGCCCCAGTCCACGGCCTGGGCCTCGCTGCTGGGGATCTGCGCGGCGCTGACCATGATCGTGGGCAACTTCAGCGCCCTGGGCCAGGTGAACGTCAAGCGCATGCTGGCCTTCAGTTCCGTGGCCCACGCGGGCTACCTGCTGCTGGGCCTGCAGGCCACGGGTTACGCCGGGGAGAGCCTCGAGGCCGTGCTCTTCTACCTGCTGCCTTACGGCCTGCTCAACGTGCCGCTCTTCCTGATCGCCGCGCGGGTCAGCCGGGCGGGCGGCGGGCGCTACCACATCGACGACTACAAGGGGCTGGCCAAACGCGACCCCGTGCTGGCCGGCCTGCTGGCCGTGCTGCTGCTGGGCCTGGCGGGCATCCCGCCGCTGGCGGGCTTCATGGGCAAGCTGCTGGTCTTTTCCGCCGCCGTGCGCGCCGGGCAGACGGGTCTGGCCGTGCTGGGCATCCTGACCAGCGTGGTGGCCGTCTACTACTACCTGCGGCTGGTGGTCTTCGCCTACTTCCACGAGCCCGCGCCGGCGCGGACGGAGCGGCTGGAGTGCGACCGCGGACTGACCCTGGCCGCCGGACTGGCCGCCCTGGGCGTGCTGGTGCTGGGCGTCTGGCCGGGCCTCTGGCTGGAACTGACCCGGGGAATCGGCCTGTAGCGGGCCCATTCCAGTGCCCATAACGGATCCGGCCGCCGGAGCCCGGCGGGTCGGGTCCGTCCTCCTGAAAGGACGCCGCATGAAATTGTTCGAGCGCATGATCCGCCGGCTGGGGGCCGCCGCCCTGCTGTTGTTGACCCTGCCGGGCCTGGCCCGGGCCGCGGAAGCGGCCACCCATCCCTCGCTGGGGGAGAGCCTGCCTCTCTGGAGCGCCATCCCCTTCGCCGGGATCCTGCTCTCCATCGCGCTGTTCCCGCTGCTGGCCCCGCACTTCTGGCACCACCACTTCGGCAAGGTCTCGGCCTTCTGGTCCCTGCTCTTCGCCCTGCCCTTCGCCGCGGCTTACGGCCTGCACCAGGCCACCTACTCGCTTTTGCACATCGTAGTGCTGGATTACCTGCCCTTCATCATCCTGCTCACCGGGCTGTTCGTCATCGCCGGCGGCATCGCGGTCAAGGGCAGCCTGGCGGGGTCGCCCAAGGTCAACACCCTGATCCTGCTCATCGGCACGCTGCTGGCCTCGTGGATCGGCACCACGGGCGCGTCCATGCTGCTGATCCGCCCGCTGCTCAAGAGCAACGCCATGCGCAAGAACAAGATGCACGTGGTGATCTTCTTCATCTTCCTGGTGTCCAACATCGGCGGCGCGCTGACGCCCATCGGCGATCCGCCGCTCTTCCTGGGCTACCTGCACGGCGTCTCCTTCTTCTGGACCCTGCTGCACTGCTGGCTGCCCATGACCTTCAACGCGCTGATCCTGCTGGCCGTCTTCTACGGGCTGGACCGCTGGCTGCTGGCCCGGGAGGGCGGACTGCCCGCTTCCACGGCCCCGACGGAGCGCCTGCACGTGGAAGGCCTGCCCAACTTGCTGCTGCTGGGCGGCGTGGTGGGGGCCGTGATCCTCAGCGGGATGTGGAACAGCCACCCGGCCTTCCTGGACGCCGCGACGGGCTCCCTGCGCGGCCTGACCCTGCTGCCGGGCGCGCATCCCATCGTGCTGCCCTACCTGAACCTGCTGCGCGACGGCGCGATCATCGTTCTGCTGCTGGTCAGCCTGAAGATCACCCGGGCGGAGACCCGCGCGGCCAACGACTTCAACTGGGAGCCGATCCTGGAGGTGGCCAAGCTCTTCGCCGGCATCTTCATCACCATCATCCCGGCGCTGGAGATCCTCAAGGCGGGCACCCACGGCGCCATGGCCTTCATCATCGAGCGGGTCTCCAGCGACGCCAGTTACTTCTGGGCCGCGGGCTCGCTCTCCAGTTTCCTGGACAACGCGCCGACCTACCTGACCTTCTTCAACACGGCGCTGGGCAGCCTCTATCCGGGTCTGACGGAGGCCCAGGCCGTGCCGCTGCTGATGCAACACGGCACGACGCTGATGGCCATCAGCTGCGGCTCGGTGTTCATGGGGGCCAACACCTACATCGGGAACGCGCCGAACTTCATGGTCAAGTCCATCGCCGAGCAGTCGGGCGTGAAGATGCCCAGCTTCTTCGGGTACATGGCGTGGTCGGTGGGCATCCTGATCCCGCTCTTCGTGCTGAACACGGTGTTGTTCTTTTAGCTGGGGGCCGGCGCCTCGGCATTGGTGCTGATTGCTTATCTGACCTGGCTGTTCGTGGTGTGCGGGCAGCCAGGTTTTTTGTGGTCGGTTTTGGTTGTTTACCACGGAGACACAGAGACACAGTAGTGTACTGGGATGAGCTTGCGTGGTAGGGTTCTGGCTCGGTGTACTGCCAGGCTTGGGCTTGGAATTTTGGTGCACTTGGATCGCACGAACAATCGCAGCCTGGCTGTTCGTGATGAGTGAATATCCGGGATGTTTTATGCCTAGGTTTAGTTTGTTTACCACAGAAACACAAAAACACAAAGACGCAAAATAATAGAGATGCAGGGTTTTATTGGAATAAACGGGTTTGGCGGAATCCGGCTCAGCTTATTGCCGGGGATTGACTTCAGCTTTTTCGATGGACTTGGATCGCAGGAAGACACGAATTCTCAAAATATTGGTAGGTATTGATAGTGAAATTAAAACAGCATTCTCTTATTATGAGTTGTTTCTTAATTCTAAATTCAACGGCAATTGATTCAAATTTCTACAAATCAGAAATCATATCTGAACTTCAAATTAACTGCGCGAAGATAAAACTACTCGTAGCACCAGTTATATCAACGGCGATGAGCCTGCAAGTTGACTCTGTGACTCTGTGACTCTGTGACTCTGTGTCTTTGTGTCTTTGTGGTGATCCCCCCGAGGCCCGAGGAGAGAAAAGCCGGGCACCCCTGAACGGGATGCCCGGCTGGCGGGTCCGTGACGTATGGAGCTTACTTGGTCAGCACCAGGCGGCTCACCTGCTGGCCGGAGACCGTGCTCAGGCGGGCCAGGTAGAGACCGGAGGGCAGGTTGCCGGCGTGGAAGGCGACCTGGTGGGAACCGGCGCTCAGGCTGCCGTTCACCAGGCTGGCCACCTGCTGGCCCTGGAGGTTGAAGATCGCCAGTTCCACGTGGCCCGTCTCCGCCAACTCCACGGCCAGGGTGGTGGTGGGGTTGAAGGGGTTCGGGAAGGCGCGGATCAGGTCCGGGCTGGTGGGCAGCGGCTGGGCTTCCACCTGGCC harbors:
- a CDS encoding NADH-quinone oxidoreductase subunit N, whose protein sequence is MDLSTLNPASLLPELILAGGGLLVLLANALGGRRADGWLSPLSALAVLAALAFCLFPVTREPGYFGSVQSDPLAYAGRTTVLAALLLLLLGGASYLRQRTLPRAETLALTLFGATGMLALASAGDLITLFLAIEVLSLSLYALAGLLGQRTESRHAALTYFLTGSFASAFLLFGLTLLYGAAGTLNLAELGLGIARHGGGAQWIALGGIVLSLTGFLFKVGAVPFHSWLPDVYTGSPSWVTAFMSTGAKAAAFAGFGRLLLPLAPQSTAWASLLGICAALTMIVGNFSALGQVNVKRMLAFSSVAHAGYLLLGLQATGYAGESLEAVLFYLLPYGLLNVPLFLIAARVSRAGGGRYHIDDYKGLAKRDPVLAGLLAVLLLGLAGIPPLAGFMGKLLVFSAAVRAGQTGLAVLGILTSVVAVYYYLRLVVFAYFHEPAPARTERLECDRGLTLAAGLAALGVLVLGVWPGLWLELTRGIGL
- a CDS encoding sodium:proton antiporter, with amino-acid sequence MKLFERMIRRLGAAALLLLTLPGLARAAEAATHPSLGESLPLWSAIPFAGILLSIALFPLLAPHFWHHHFGKVSAFWSLLFALPFAAAYGLHQATYSLLHIVVLDYLPFIILLTGLFVIAGGIAVKGSLAGSPKVNTLILLIGTLLASWIGTTGASMLLIRPLLKSNAMRKNKMHVVIFFIFLVSNIGGALTPIGDPPLFLGYLHGVSFFWTLLHCWLPMTFNALILLAVFYGLDRWLLAREGGLPASTAPTERLHVEGLPNLLLLGGVVGAVILSGMWNSHPAFLDAATGSLRGLTLLPGAHPIVLPYLNLLRDGAIIVLLLVSLKITRAETRAANDFNWEPILEVAKLFAGIFITIIPALEILKAGTHGAMAFIIERVSSDASYFWAAGSLSSFLDNAPTYLTFFNTALGSLYPGLTEAQAVPLLMQHGTTLMAISCGSVFMGANTYIGNAPNFMVKSIAEQSGVKMPSFFGYMAWSVGILIPLFVLNTVLFF